The Syntrophales bacterium genome has a window encoding:
- a CDS encoding agmatinase family protein: MTSEKTKAELRNLALGQPAAQDGGIFGAMINPKDAALVLIPAPFDLTTSYGKGTMDGPLAISAASVQLDLFDVRWGGVYKAGIALLDEDPQIRRLSIRNAPAAKKVIKALETGRRTDVDRKALARVNEATHAVTQLIEKCASHWIDKGKRVGLVGGDHSCPLGLLKALARRSGKEGFGILHIDAHHDLREAYEGFIYSHASIMYNVLHDIPEVTRLVSVAIRDFSQAEHSLAATHPKIATFYNDEIFRALAEGRSFKSVVDRIIEALPQNVYVSFDIDGLEPANCPFTGTPVPGGLTYQQGVYLIEQLCESGRSIVGFDLCEVASEKHGEWDGNVGARLLYKLCGALIRSQKLPDLV; this comes from the coding sequence ATGACTTCAGAAAAAACCAAAGCGGAATTGCGCAACCTGGCGCTGGGTCAGCCGGCGGCACAGGATGGGGGGATATTCGGGGCGATGATCAACCCCAAAGATGCTGCTTTGGTGTTGATTCCCGCGCCGTTTGATCTGACCACGTCGTATGGAAAGGGGACCATGGATGGTCCCCTGGCAATCAGCGCGGCAAGCGTACAGCTTGATCTGTTCGATGTGCGCTGGGGAGGCGTTTACAAGGCGGGGATTGCCCTTCTGGATGAGGACCCGCAGATCCGCCGGCTCAGCATTCGCAATGCGCCCGCTGCGAAAAAGGTGATCAAAGCGCTCGAGACCGGACGCCGGACGGATGTTGATCGCAAGGCGCTTGCAAGGGTGAATGAGGCGACCCATGCCGTTACGCAACTAATTGAAAAGTGCGCAAGCCATTGGATAGACAAGGGCAAACGTGTCGGCCTTGTCGGCGGTGATCATAGCTGTCCGCTCGGATTGCTCAAAGCCCTTGCGCGACGATCCGGCAAGGAAGGATTTGGGATTCTTCATATCGATGCCCACCATGACTTGCGGGAGGCCTACGAAGGATTTATTTACTCCCATGCTTCGATCATGTACAATGTCTTACATGACATTCCCGAGGTGACCAGGCTGGTGTCCGTCGCCATTCGCGACTTTTCACAGGCGGAGCATAGTCTGGCCGCAACTCATCCCAAGATCGCAACATTTTATAATGACGAGATATTTCGCGCTTTGGCAGAGGGGCGCTCATTTAAGTCTGTTGTTGACAGGATCATCGAGGCATTACCGCAGAATGTCTATGTGTCTTTTGATATCGATGGCCTGGAACCGGCCAACTGCCCATTTACAGGAACCCCGGTGCCCGGCGGCCTGACCTATCAACAGGGCGTCTATTTAATTGAACAGTTATGTGAAAGTGGCAGAAGCATCGTGGGCTTTGATTTGTGCGAAGTGGCCTCGGAGAAGCATGGCGAATGGGACGGCAATGTCGGCGCTCGCCTCCTCTACAAGTTGTGTGGCGCTCTCATCCGATCGCAGAAGTTGCCCGATCTTGTTTAG
- a CDS encoding hotdog fold thioesterase, with product MDDPVLVAIEKQAAKEPFARKLGLRLIELAPGHAVVEMDPQADLANIFGMTHGGAIFSLIDEAFEVSCNAHGTVAVALSMNVIYHQVPDQKSRLRAEAVEIHRSARTGTYEIKVTDERNALIASCTALAYRKKDRLPFLE from the coding sequence ATGGATGACCCTGTGCTTGTGGCAATCGAAAAACAGGCGGCAAAAGAGCCATTTGCCCGAAAACTGGGGTTGCGGCTGATTGAGCTGGCACCCGGCCATGCTGTCGTCGAGATGGATCCGCAGGCGGATTTGGCCAATATTTTCGGCATGACCCACGGCGGGGCCATTTTTTCCCTGATTGACGAGGCCTTCGAGGTTTCCTGCAATGCCCACGGGACGGTTGCGGTTGCGCTCAGCATGAATGTTATCTATCATCAGGTCCCCGACCAGAAAAGCAGGTTGCGCGCGGAAGCGGTGGAGATTCACCGTTCCGCCCGTACCGGCACCTATGAAATCAAGGTGACGGATGAGCGCAATGCCCTCATAGCCTCCTGTACGGCGCTTGCCTACAGAAAAAAGGACAGACTGCCCTTTCTTGAATAA
- a CDS encoding PaaI family thioesterase, translating to METVLKIINQSPYFKHLSMVVKEMGAGYATVELDIGKKHLNPFRGLHGGVYASAIDTAAYWAVYCELAEAAGFITVDLKVDYLAACNSGKLLVKGRSIKIGRTMCLAEATVFDQQDKQLAHGVSKLMVVQGLQTIKDAADLAGEKNLPPKFL from the coding sequence GTGGAAACAGTCCTGAAGATCATAAACCAGAGCCCCTATTTCAAACACTTATCCATGGTTGTGAAAGAGATGGGCGCAGGTTATGCGACAGTCGAGCTCGACATCGGGAAGAAACATTTAAATCCGTTTCGCGGCCTGCATGGCGGAGTCTATGCCTCAGCGATCGATACAGCCGCTTATTGGGCGGTGTATTGTGAGCTTGCTGAAGCTGCCGGCTTTATAACGGTTGATCTCAAAGTAGATTACCTCGCCGCATGCAATTCCGGCAAGCTGCTCGTCAAAGGACGCAGCATCAAAATCGGCAGAACCATGTGTTTGGCAGAAGCGACCGTTTTTGATCAACAAGACAAGCAACTGGCCCATGGGGTTTCAAAATTGATGGTTGTTCAGGGCCTTCAGACAATTAAAGATGCTGCTGATTTGGCGGGGGAGAAGAATCTTCCTCCTAAATTTCTCTAA